One stretch of Lysobacter sp. TY2-98 DNA includes these proteins:
- the speE gene encoding polyamine aminopropyltransferase has product MSEPTWQYENFEHTGSAIGYRVTRKLDEVQSPFQKIEIFETTDWGNLMLIDGAVMLTTRDNFLYHEMMSHPALFTHPNPKRVVIIGGGDCGTLREVLKHKGVESATQCDIDEQVTRMAEKWFPELCDSNADKRAELLFDDGVAYMKNCAPGSVDIVIVDSTDPVGPAEGLFNKAFYESCFRALKDDGILVQQSESPLALLDLIRSMRAEMGKAGFASFKTLPFPQPCYPTGWWSCTLARKLGGFDFREQAARDSGLKTKYYSADIHRGALATPPFVAEALDA; this is encoded by the coding sequence ATGAGCGAACCCACCTGGCAGTACGAGAATTTCGAGCACACCGGCTCGGCGATTGGTTACCGCGTCACGCGCAAGCTCGACGAGGTGCAGAGCCCGTTCCAGAAGATCGAGATCTTCGAGACGACCGACTGGGGCAACCTCATGCTCATCGACGGCGCGGTGATGCTCACCACGCGCGACAACTTCCTCTACCACGAGATGATGTCGCACCCGGCGCTGTTCACGCACCCGAATCCCAAGCGCGTCGTCATCATCGGTGGTGGCGACTGCGGCACGCTGCGCGAAGTGCTCAAGCACAAGGGCGTCGAGTCGGCCACGCAGTGCGACATCGACGAGCAGGTCACGCGCATGGCCGAGAAGTGGTTCCCGGAGCTGTGCGATTCCAACGCCGACAAGCGCGCCGAGCTGCTGTTCGACGACGGCGTCGCCTACATGAAGAACTGCGCGCCGGGCAGCGTCGACATCGTGATCGTCGACTCCACCGATCCAGTCGGCCCCGCCGAAGGCCTGTTCAACAAGGCCTTCTACGAATCCTGCTTCCGCGCGCTGAAGGACGACGGCATCCTCGTCCAGCAGTCCGAGTCGCCGCTCGCGCTGCTCGACCTGATCCGGTCGATGCGCGCGGAGATGGGCAAGGCCGGCTTCGCGTCGTTCAAGACGCTGCCGTTCCCGCAGCCCTGCTACCCCACGGGCTGGTGGAGCTGCACGCTGGCGCGCAAATTGGGCGGGTTCGACTTCCGCGAACAGGCCGCGCGTGACAGCGGTCTCAAGACCAAGTACTACAGCGCCGATATCCATCGTGGGGCATTGGCGACCCCGCCCTTCGTCGCCGAAGCTCTGGACGCCTGA
- a CDS encoding tetratricopeptide repeat-containing diguanylate cyclase yields MPRIRASLLALTLAALTATSAFARDDRAAAFDKLFEQLDSNRLNPATPEGMQAEIARLRALVPPGDRRRELLYESTACFQPPEDTRAALAYAQRGLAASKAMGDAELEARFQICEASVQDMLGEVQTSLALYTRGIELARRSEHPALVGDGLVLRGNTYSYLGRHAESLMDFMAAQRLYDNSHQAERSEGNLQNIAVAYRRMGESDKAREYLDRSREIARRHEDWSSLAVIAVQMGFLYQDTGRADLALPQFEEAARIARQRLDPALVASTQLALSSAQLELGRYGQALSTVQSAKAGFTSVGDQSNTGMIAVTEARARAGLGQTAQALALYAEAEKVLQADQNDRYLEMMYPHRAALYERTGNAAAALGDYKRYLALREKRLAARAEQRTLMLRQQTDAAQRDFENQRLRTEKTMREQDVQALLKARRWQRIAIALGVALIAVLGLIVGRQIVRTRRLRVLAATDELTGVANRRRIELMGADAVAQSRADERPLCVITFDIDGFKAINDAHGHLVGDQVIARVAETAQHTLRQFDEIGRMGGEEFVVLLPDTAIDAARQVAERLRANVEALNFRDVAPELRVTISVGVTALSPRDAGLSDLLARADQALYQAKAAGRNCVRTT; encoded by the coding sequence ATGCCTCGAATCCGCGCGTCGCTCCTCGCCCTGACGCTCGCCGCCCTGACGGCGACGTCGGCGTTTGCGCGGGACGATCGCGCCGCCGCGTTCGACAAGCTCTTCGAGCAGCTCGACAGCAATCGCCTCAATCCCGCCACGCCGGAAGGCATGCAGGCGGAGATCGCGCGCCTGCGCGCGCTCGTGCCGCCGGGCGACCGCCGTCGCGAACTGCTCTACGAATCCACCGCCTGCTTCCAGCCGCCGGAGGACACGCGCGCTGCGCTCGCCTACGCGCAGCGGGGTCTGGCGGCGTCGAAAGCGATGGGCGATGCCGAGCTTGAGGCGCGCTTCCAGATCTGCGAAGCCTCGGTGCAGGACATGCTCGGCGAGGTGCAGACCTCGCTGGCCCTGTACACGCGCGGCATCGAACTCGCGCGCCGCTCCGAGCATCCCGCGCTGGTCGGTGACGGCCTGGTGCTGCGCGGCAACACGTACTCCTACCTGGGCCGTCATGCCGAGTCCCTCATGGACTTCATGGCCGCGCAGCGCCTGTACGACAACTCGCACCAGGCCGAGCGGTCGGAAGGCAACCTGCAGAACATCGCGGTCGCGTACCGGCGGATGGGCGAGTCGGACAAGGCGCGCGAGTATCTCGACCGGAGCCGCGAGATCGCGCGTCGCCACGAGGACTGGTCGAGCCTCGCGGTCATCGCCGTGCAGATGGGCTTTCTCTACCAGGACACGGGCCGCGCCGACCTCGCGCTTCCGCAGTTCGAGGAAGCGGCGCGCATCGCCCGCCAGCGCCTCGACCCGGCGCTGGTGGCCAGCACGCAGCTCGCGCTGTCATCGGCGCAGCTCGAACTCGGCCGCTATGGGCAGGCGCTGTCGACGGTGCAGTCGGCGAAGGCGGGTTTCACCAGCGTCGGCGACCAGAGCAATACCGGCATGATCGCAGTGACGGAGGCGCGCGCGCGCGCCGGGCTCGGCCAGACCGCGCAGGCGCTCGCGCTGTACGCCGAGGCCGAAAAAGTCCTGCAGGCCGACCAGAACGACCGCTATCTGGAAATGATGTATCCGCATCGCGCCGCGCTGTACGAGCGCACCGGCAATGCGGCCGCGGCACTCGGCGACTACAAGCGCTACCTCGCACTGCGCGAGAAGCGCCTGGCCGCGCGCGCCGAACAGCGCACGCTGATGCTGCGCCAGCAGACCGACGCCGCGCAGCGCGACTTCGAGAACCAGCGCCTGCGCACCGAAAAGACCATGCGCGAGCAGGACGTGCAGGCGTTGCTCAAGGCGCGCCGCTGGCAGCGCATCGCGATCGCCCTCGGCGTCGCGCTGATTGCCGTGCTGGGCCTGATCGTCGGCCGCCAGATCGTGCGCACGCGTCGCCTGCGCGTGCTCGCCGCCACCGACGAACTCACCGGCGTCGCCAACCGTCGCCGCATCGAACTCATGGGGGCCGATGCCGTCGCGCAGTCACGCGCCGACGAACGCCCGCTGTGCGTGATCACCTTCGACATCGACGGCTTCAAGGCGATCAACGATGCGCACGGGCATCTGGTGGGCGACCAGGTGATCGCGCGCGTCGCAGAGACGGCACAGCACACGCTGCGGCAGTTCGACGAGATCGGCCGCATGGGCGGCGAGGAATTCGTCGTGCTGCTGCCGGACACCGCGATCGACGCCGCGCGCCAGGTCGCCGAGCGCCTGCGTGCGAATGTCGAAGCGTTGAATTTCCGCGACGTCGCGCCGGAGCTGCGGGTCACGATCAGTGTCGGCGTCACGGCACTCTCGCCGCGCGACGCCGGCCTGAGCGACCTGCTCGCGCGCGCCGACCAGGCGCTCTACCAGGCCAAGGCCGCCGGCCGGAACTGCGTACGGACGACCTGA
- a CDS encoding P-II family nitrogen regulator encodes MKMVMAVVKPFKLDDVREALAEVGVAGITATEVKGFGRQKGHTELYRGAEYVVDFLPKIKLEVAVADDQLDAVVEAIMKAAGTGKIGDGKIFVWDLERVVRIRTGELDADAL; translated from the coding sequence ATGAAGATGGTCATGGCGGTGGTCAAGCCGTTCAAGCTCGACGACGTGCGCGAGGCGCTGGCCGAAGTCGGTGTAGCCGGCATCACCGCCACCGAGGTGAAGGGCTTCGGCCGCCAGAAGGGCCATACGGAGCTCTACCGCGGCGCCGAATACGTGGTCGACTTCCTGCCCAAGATCAAGCTCGAGGTCGCGGTCGCGGATGACCAGCTCGACGCGGTGGTCGAAGCGATCATGAAGGCCGCGGGCACCGGCAAGATCGGTGACGGCAAGATCTTCGTCTGGGATCTCGAGCGCGTGGTGCGCATCCGCACCGGCGAGCTGGACGCCGACGCGCTCTGA
- a CDS encoding accessory factor UbiK family protein, with the protein MIDLDSLDDLARRLSALVPPGLRGDSASELRTELQQNFRAVLQAGLNRLDLVTREEFEVQRAVLLRTREKLEQLERTVTGIETQSGATAAPRH; encoded by the coding sequence ATGATCGACCTCGATTCGCTCGACGACCTCGCCCGCCGCCTCAGTGCGCTCGTGCCGCCCGGACTCCGCGGCGATTCTGCGAGCGAGCTCCGCACGGAGCTTCAGCAGAACTTCCGCGCGGTGCTGCAGGCGGGCCTGAACCGCCTCGACCTCGTCACCCGCGAGGAATTCGAGGTGCAGCGCGCCGTACTGCTGCGCACCCGCGAAAAGCTCGAGCAACTCGAGCGCACCGTGACCGGCATCGAAACGCAGTCCGGCGCGACCGCCGCACCGCGCCACTGA
- a CDS encoding YifB family Mg chelatase-like AAA ATPase: MNLAIVHSRARTGIRAPEVRVEVHLGGGLPAMNIVGLPEAAVREAKDRVRAAIACAQFEFPQRRITVNLAPADLPKDGGRFDLPIALGILAASGQIPLDALRDVEFLGELALTGELRAIDGVLPAALAAGDAGHRLVVPGANGAEAALASRVEVRTARTLLQVCAMLAGRDALPTAVATPVERVRGPDLTDVRGQAQARRALEIAAAGGHHLLLIGPPGCGKTLLASRLPGLLPEASEAEALESAAIASISGRGLDPSRWLERPFRAPHHTASAVALIGGGAQPRPGEVSLAHNGVLFLDEFPEWERRALEVLREPLESGVVTVSRAARSSEFPARFQLVAAMNPCPCGWAGDPSGRCRCSGDAVQRYRAKVSGPLLDRIDLHVGLTRLPASELSAAAPSGESSAEVRARVECARAVQLARCGQPNARMTPGETLNLCRLESRDQALLERAVERLQLSARSMVRILRVARTIADLAGEADIGTSHLAEAIGYRTLDRQRDSAALAGAA, encoded by the coding sequence ATGAATCTTGCGATCGTGCACAGCCGTGCGCGAACGGGCATCCGTGCGCCAGAAGTGCGCGTCGAAGTGCATCTGGGCGGCGGCCTGCCGGCGATGAACATCGTTGGTCTGCCCGAGGCTGCGGTGCGCGAAGCGAAGGACCGCGTGCGCGCGGCGATCGCTTGCGCGCAGTTCGAATTTCCACAGCGGCGCATCACGGTGAACCTCGCGCCTGCGGACCTGCCGAAGGATGGTGGGCGCTTCGACCTGCCAATCGCGCTCGGTATCCTCGCCGCGAGCGGACAGATTCCGCTCGATGCGTTGCGCGACGTCGAATTCCTCGGCGAGCTTGCGCTGACCGGCGAACTGCGCGCCATCGACGGCGTGCTGCCCGCCGCGCTCGCGGCCGGCGATGCGGGACATCGTCTCGTGGTCCCCGGGGCGAACGGCGCCGAAGCCGCACTTGCCTCGCGCGTGGAAGTGCGCACCGCGCGCACGCTGCTGCAGGTGTGCGCGATGCTCGCCGGTCGCGACGCGTTGCCGACCGCGGTCGCGACACCGGTCGAACGCGTGCGCGGGCCGGATCTCACCGATGTGCGCGGGCAGGCGCAGGCGCGACGCGCACTGGAGATCGCCGCCGCGGGCGGGCATCACCTGCTGCTGATCGGCCCGCCGGGATGCGGCAAGACGCTGCTGGCGTCGCGGCTGCCCGGGCTGTTACCGGAAGCCAGCGAAGCCGAAGCACTGGAATCCGCGGCGATCGCGTCGATCAGTGGACGCGGCCTCGATCCGTCGCGCTGGCTCGAGCGTCCGTTCCGAGCGCCGCACCACACCGCGAGCGCGGTCGCACTCATCGGCGGCGGGGCGCAACCACGGCCGGGCGAAGTCTCGCTCGCCCACAACGGCGTGCTGTTTCTCGACGAATTTCCGGAATGGGAGCGCCGCGCACTGGAAGTGCTGCGCGAACCGCTGGAGTCCGGCGTCGTCACCGTATCGCGCGCCGCGCGCAGCTCCGAATTTCCGGCGCGCTTCCAGCTGGTCGCGGCCATGAATCCCTGCCCCTGCGGTTGGGCCGGCGATCCGTCGGGACGCTGTCGCTGCAGTGGCGATGCGGTGCAGCGCTATCGCGCGAAGGTCTCCGGCCCCTTGCTCGATCGCATCGACCTGCACGTCGGCCTGACGCGTCTGCCCGCCAGCGAATTGAGTGCGGCCGCGCCAAGCGGTGAATCGAGCGCCGAGGTGCGCGCCCGCGTCGAATGCGCGCGTGCGGTGCAGCTCGCGCGCTGCGGCCAGCCCAACGCGCGCATGACACCCGGCGAGACGCTCAACCTCTGCCGACTGGAATCACGCGATCAGGCCTTGCTCGAGCGCGCCGTCGAACGCCTGCAGCTGTCCGCGCGCTCCATGGTGCGCATCCTGCGTGTGGCGCGCACGATCGCCGACCTCGCCGGCGAGGCCGACATCGGTACGTCGCATCTCGCCGAGGCGATCGGCTATCGAACGCTCGACCGCCAGCGCGACAGTGCCGCGCTGGCCGGTGCTGCCTGA